From Deltaproteobacteria bacterium, one genomic window encodes:
- the acpS gene encoding holo-ACP synthase: protein TNYDTAAAIYRPAVLLYMAYHIGLDIVNIERFRRLSGDTAFLSRVFTPNELYYAESKKAPYKHLAGRFALKEAFLKALGTGMAEGISWQDIEVRREPGRGPVVEFKGDLNRYGSGITAIKASLAYTGTAALASVVLA, encoded by the coding sequence CACGAATTACGATACCGCAGCTGCAATTTATCGCCCGGCGGTTCTTTTATATATGGCGTATCATATCGGCCTGGACATAGTGAATATCGAAAGATTTCGCCGCTTAAGCGGTGATACTGCTTTTCTTTCCCGTGTTTTTACCCCGAATGAATTATATTATGCCGAATCAAAGAAGGCGCCTTATAAGCACCTTGCCGGACGTTTTGCCTTAAAGGAAGCCTTTTTAAAGGCCCTTGGTACCGGTATGGCAGAGGGCATATCCTGGCAGGATATAGAGGTAAGAAGAGAGCCGGGCAGGGGGCCGGTGGTCGAGTTCAAGGGCGATTTGAACCGCTACGGAAGCGGCATAACCGCTATAAAGGCATCGCTTGCGTATACCGGCACGGCTGCCCTTGCAAGTGTTGTTCTTGCGTAG
- a CDS encoding Lrp/AsnC ligand binding domain-containing protein, with product MAVDAYIFIECEHGKALEVVSRVKDIGGVKDVKAVTGPYDVIALVSASNVDVLGGVVIGKIQRVGGVKRTLTNIVVESE from the coding sequence ATGGCCGTAGACGCTTATATATTCATAGAATGCGAGCACGGCAAGGCGCTCGAGGTCGTTAGCCGCGTAAAGGACATCGGCGGCGTAAAGGACGTAAAGGCAGTTACCGGGCCTTATGACGTCATAGCGCTTGTGTCGGCATCGAACGTGGATGTGCTTGGCGGCGTTGTCATAGGCAAGATCCAGCGCGTTGGCGGCGTAAAGAGGACGCTTACGAACATCGTTGTAGAGAGCGAATAA
- the xerD gene encoding site-specific tyrosine recombinase XerD: MDNTTPLDVFTTPDGRIVSAYLNSLVTEKGLAKNSLLSYSRDLKKYLVFLRSSSVSITEAASSDVSAFIAELKVHGLSPRSYARTLVALRGFYKHLLKKGRIESSPCDIVDIPKIGRKLPEYLSLSEVEALLGSPDASTPMGLRDKAMLETLYATGLRVSELTGLDMNSVNLQAGYLRAFGKGSKERLVPIGQTAMRCISEYMEHSRPVLLKANRSNYLFVTGRGGKPMTRQNFWVLIKKYAQLAGISSKKTKPHILRHSFATHLLERGADLRSLQQMLGHADISTTQIYTHVHGEMLKKLHKKFHPRG, from the coding sequence ATGGACAACACGACGCCTTTGGATGTATTTACCACGCCGGATGGGCGCATCGTATCCGCCTATTTAAACTCCCTTGTCACGGAAAAGGGGCTTGCCAAAAACAGCCTGCTGTCGTATTCACGTGATTTAAAGAAGTATCTTGTGTTCCTTCGCAGCAGCTCTGTAAGCATTACAGAAGCTGCTTCTTCCGATGTCTCGGCCTTCATAGCAGAGCTAAAGGTACACGGGCTTAGCCCGAGGAGTTATGCCAGAACGCTCGTAGCGCTTAGAGGGTTCTATAAGCACCTTTTAAAGAAGGGGCGCATAGAGTCCTCTCCGTGCGACATAGTCGACATACCAAAGATTGGCAGGAAGCTTCCAGAGTACCTGAGCCTTAGTGAGGTAGAGGCGCTTCTTGGTTCTCCCGACGCATCCACGCCCATGGGCCTTAGGGACAAGGCCATGCTCGAAACCCTCTATGCAACCGGGCTTAGGGTCTCTGAGCTTACCGGGCTCGATATGAACAGCGTAAACCTGCAGGCCGGGTATCTAAGGGCTTTTGGCAAGGGCTCCAAGGAGCGGCTTGTGCCTATTGGGCAGACGGCAATGCGCTGCATTAGCGAGTACATGGAGCACTCACGGCCTGTGCTTCTCAAAGCCAATAGAAGTAATTATCTCTTTGTCACAGGAAGAGGGGGCAAGCCCATGACCAGGCAGAACTTCTGGGTTCTTATAAAGAAGTACGCGCAACTTGCCGGAATTTCATCCAAAAAGACAAAACCACACATATTACGGCATTCGTTCGCAACCCATCTTCTCGAGCGCGGCGCAGACCTTCGTTCTTTACAGCAGATGCTTGGGCACGCCGATATATCGACAACTCAGATATACACGCATGTCCACGGCGAGATGCTAAAGAAGCTCCATAAGAAGTTCCATCCAAGAGGATAG
- the glnD gene encoding [protein-PII] uridylyltransferase has protein sequence MNSIEELLESATTERAALAGAIKKYLLEEETRLSAIHKESASGLSITRQYTKAVDSVLRALIEKLSKNATDAGSFAVTAIGGYGRGELNIRSDIDLMFLHRGTVSPGLEALSKEILYVLWDTGLDVAFSIRSSGECMALADTDTKTKTALLDLRFICGDASLFDEFYAESWKCLFSGANLARFFDEKTEEMRLRRSKYGGSVYILEPNVKEGEGGLRDAHTAFWLLKAKHGLKADAVETGSLTETDMTTLDKALDFLHWVRNDLHFHSKRKNDQLTFDNQERIAQVLGLKDSKESIAVEKFTHRYYRHALDISRISSAMISRLTSGERTEKKGQARKVNGRFFIKRNVLEVAEDTVFKDSPVAMLFAFEEAARHGKCVIGQHTKDLIASSLHLIGDGFRSSPEASEAFLSILASKSPYAALTEMHSVGLLEKYIPEFADITCRAQHDMYHVYTVDAHSLFAIREAEKLAKEYKSEFQLLSTLYNSVKSRAVLLLGILFHDIGKSKGKGHAEKGAEMVPRICKRLGLNEDDAATVKFLVARHLIIADTAQYRDMHDEKLIVDFAAKVGSIERLNLLYLLTFADVRAVGPEVWSQWKATLFQELYFRVLTVLERGSFEPEDTAPKIEKIRLKVLETLKTEKTTDEVTQYFKMLPPRYFLATNPKTIASHIKLVRKLKKTPVAVLVKQVGEREYTDITVATDDVHGLFSMITGVMLANSINILGASINTLRNGIALDTFHVNNVLGELLTNEVKLKKMESDLTEVITGRVKIEKLVGTIKPSILDKKAKPKAKTRVQIDNDVSDAFTVLDIHTQDRLGLLYTISSTLTKAGAFIHIAKISTKGETATDILYIRDIFGQKILDPAKVAALEDTLTKALEEA, from the coding sequence ATGAACTCAATAGAAGAACTTCTGGAAAGCGCCACAACCGAGCGCGCCGCGCTTGCCGGGGCAATAAAGAAATATCTCTTGGAAGAAGAAACGCGCCTTTCGGCTATCCATAAGGAATCGGCATCGGGGCTCTCTATCACGCGCCAGTACACGAAGGCCGTAGATTCGGTATTAAGAGCCCTCATAGAAAAACTCTCGAAGAACGCTACTGATGCGGGCTCCTTTGCCGTGACGGCCATAGGCGGGTACGGAAGAGGGGAGCTCAACATAAGATCGGACATCGATTTGATGTTCCTTCACAGGGGAACGGTTTCACCCGGGCTCGAGGCGTTATCAAAGGAAATACTCTACGTTCTCTGGGACACGGGGCTTGACGTAGCATTTAGCATACGGTCTTCCGGGGAGTGCATGGCCCTTGCCGACACTGACACAAAGACAAAGACCGCGCTCCTTGATCTGCGCTTTATCTGCGGCGACGCATCACTATTCGACGAATTCTACGCCGAGTCGTGGAAGTGCCTATTCTCGGGCGCGAACCTCGCGCGCTTTTTCGACGAAAAAACCGAAGAGATGCGCTTACGACGCTCGAAGTACGGCGGCTCGGTCTACATACTCGAACCTAACGTAAAAGAAGGCGAGGGCGGGCTTCGCGACGCGCACACGGCCTTCTGGTTACTAAAGGCAAAGCACGGGCTAAAGGCCGATGCCGTTGAAACAGGCTCCCTTACAGAGACGGATATGACGACCCTCGATAAGGCCCTTGATTTCCTTCACTGGGTAAGGAACGACCTTCATTTTCATTCGAAGCGCAAGAACGACCAATTGACCTTCGATAATCAGGAACGCATAGCGCAGGTGCTTGGCCTCAAGGACTCGAAGGAATCCATAGCGGTAGAGAAGTTCACGCACAGGTATTACCGCCACGCGCTCGATATCTCGCGCATCAGCAGCGCCATGATATCGCGCCTTACAAGCGGCGAGAGAACGGAAAAAAAGGGCCAGGCTCGGAAGGTAAACGGAAGGTTCTTTATAAAGAGAAACGTGCTTGAAGTTGCCGAGGATACGGTATTTAAGGACTCGCCCGTTGCCATGCTTTTTGCCTTTGAGGAAGCAGCCAGACACGGCAAATGCGTTATCGGGCAGCATACCAAGGACCTCATAGCATCGAGCCTGCACCTTATCGGCGACGGTTTCCGTTCTTCTCCTGAGGCTTCGGAGGCCTTTCTCTCCATACTCGCATCCAAATCCCCGTACGCCGCGTTAACGGAGATGCATTCGGTCGGGCTTCTTGAGAAGTACATTCCCGAGTTCGCAGACATCACCTGCCGGGCGCAGCACGACATGTACCACGTCTATACCGTGGACGCGCATTCGCTCTTCGCAATACGCGAGGCGGAGAAACTCGCAAAAGAATATAAGAGCGAGTTCCAGCTTTTATCCACTCTCTATAATTCGGTAAAGAGCAGGGCGGTGCTGCTCCTTGGCATACTTTTTCACGACATCGGAAAATCCAAGGGCAAGGGGCATGCCGAGAAGGGCGCGGAGATGGTGCCCCGGATATGCAAGAGGCTCGGGCTTAACGAGGACGATGCGGCAACGGTCAAGTTCCTCGTAGCCAGGCATCTTATAATAGCCGATACAGCGCAGTACCGCGACATGCATGATGAGAAGCTCATAGTGGACTTCGCGGCAAAGGTCGGAAGCATCGAGCGGCTAAACCTTCTCTACCTGCTCACCTTCGCAGACGTAAGGGCGGTCGGGCCGGAGGTATGGAGCCAGTGGAAGGCGACACTTTTTCAGGAACTCTACTTCAGGGTGCTTACGGTTTTAGAGAGAGGCTCCTTCGAGCCCGAGGACACGGCGCCGAAAATCGAGAAGATACGCCTGAAGGTGCTTGAGACGCTAAAGACGGAAAAAACAACGGACGAGGTAACGCAGTACTTTAAGATGCTGCCGCCGCGTTATTTTCTAGCGACAAATCCGAAGACCATAGCCTCGCACATAAAGCTCGTAAGGAAGCTAAAGAAAACACCCGTAGCAGTGCTCGTAAAGCAGGTTGGTGAGAGGGAGTATACCGACATCACCGTTGCTACCGACGACGTGCACGGGCTTTTTTCTATGATAACGGGCGTGATGCTCGCGAACTCGATAAACATACTCGGCGCTTCCATCAATACGCTTAGAAACGGCATCGCGCTCGACACATTCCACGTAAACAACGTCCTTGGCGAGCTTCTAACGAACGAAGTAAAGTTAAAGAAGATGGAGAGCGACCTTACCGAGGTCATCACCGGACGCGTAAAGATAGAGAAGCTTGTTGGAACCATCAAGCCGTCGATTCTCGATAAAAAGGCAAAGCCCAAGGCAAAGACCCGCGTGCAGATAGATAACGACGTCTCGGACGCGTTCACTGTGCTGGATATTCATACGCAGGACAGGCTCGGGCTCCTCTATACTATAAGCTCTACACTTACGAAGGCCGGAGCGTTCATCCACATAGCAAAGATATCGACCAAAGGCGAGACAGCGACCGATATACTCTACATACGCGACATATTCGGCCAGAAGATACTGGATCCGGCAAAGGTAGCTGCTCTGGAAGACACCCTTACAAAGGCGCTTGAAGAGGCATAG
- a CDS encoding N-acetylmuramoyl-L-alanine amidase, which yields MTMPKKILAASAVIAALIFVAIPMPVLSGAKTGLRVEGIRYWSGPNYTRVVVDLNAKPGEYTDHLLKEDETINKPRRLFVDIKNSTLAKGVEKSIPINNALLKVVRAGQFSADTARIVLDIESIDSYKVFVLPNPYRIVIDITGTGSKFSQAAREKAKAAPTVTTPVTAPSVPAAAIETPKPPVTTAAPKPEPVTTTPVIKPSSTQQARLIVIDAGHGGKDPGAVGKKKTREKDITLKIARLIKDKIKNGTNHKVVLTRDKDVFIPLDERTAIANTKEADIFVSIHVNASFNRKAKGVETYFLKLEGLNKEELLIAARENQTSEAEMSDTLKYILGDLTVTANRDESIRLASVVQENLSKNLAAKYNDVKSNGIKGAPFYVLVHTTMPSILVEVSFISNQVEEQRLKSDAYLSLIADSIYDAVVKYLDTAS from the coding sequence ATGACCATGCCCAAAAAGATACTAGCCGCATCTGCAGTTATTGCCGCTCTCATTTTCGTGGCAATACCTATGCCTGTCTTATCAGGCGCAAAGACCGGTCTGCGCGTCGAGGGCATACGCTACTGGTCCGGGCCAAACTACACGCGAGTGGTAGTAGACTTGAATGCAAAGCCCGGGGAGTACACAGACCACCTTTTAAAAGAGGATGAAACGATAAACAAGCCGCGCCGCCTTTTCGTGGACATAAAGAACTCGACCCTTGCCAAAGGTGTTGAAAAAAGCATCCCCATAAACAACGCGCTTCTAAAGGTGGTGAGAGCAGGGCAGTTCTCGGCAGACACCGCGCGCATAGTGCTCGATATCGAGAGCATTGATTCGTACAAGGTGTTTGTCCTTCCAAACCCCTACAGAATAGTCATAGACATAACCGGAACAGGCTCTAAGTTCTCGCAGGCTGCAAGGGAGAAGGCAAAGGCCGCGCCTACGGTTACTACGCCTGTCACAGCGCCTTCGGTACCTGCGGCGGCAATAGAGACACCAAAGCCTCCTGTTACAACTGCTGCTCCAAAGCCAGAACCTGTAACGACCACGCCGGTAATAAAACCGTCCTCAACACAGCAGGCAAGGCTAATCGTTATAGACGCGGGGCACGGCGGAAAAGACCCTGGGGCAGTAGGAAAGAAAAAAACCCGGGAAAAGGACATCACCTTAAAGATTGCCCGTCTTATAAAAGATAAGATAAAGAACGGGACGAACCACAAGGTCGTTCTTACGCGTGATAAAGACGTATTCATCCCTCTTGATGAGAGGACCGCTATCGCCAACACCAAGGAAGCCGATATATTCGTCTCCATACACGTGAACGCGAGCTTTAATAGAAAGGCCAAAGGCGTAGAAACGTATTTTCTAAAGCTCGAGGGCCTGAACAAGGAAGAGCTCCTCATTGCGGCAAGAGAGAACCAGACCTCCGAGGCAGAGATGAGCGACACGCTAAAGTACATACTAGGAGACTTAACGGTCACGGCCAACAGGGACGAGTCCATACGCCTTGCCTCGGTCGTGCAGGAAAATCTCTCAAAGAACTTGGCTGCAAAATATAACGACGTGAAAAGCAACGGCATAAAGGGCGCTCCGTTCTACGTCCTTGTGCACACGACCATGCCGAGCATCCTTGTCGAGGTCTCATTTATAAGTAACCAGGTCGAGGAACAGCGCCTTAAAAGCGATGCCTATCTCTCCCTCATAGCAGATAGCATATACGACGCAGTCGTAAAATACCTTGATACGGCCTCATAG
- the mutS gene encoding DNA mismatch repair protein MutS — protein sequence MENATPAMRQYLEIKERHKDAVVFFRMGDFYEMFYEDALVGSKVMGVALTSRDKEKKIPMCGVPYHAAALYVAKLVKAGHKVAICEQTENPAEAKGVVERKVVRVVTPGTALEDEIVDAKLNNFIAAISVSGKTHGIAFMDVSTGEFRASEFESAAVLEDEIAKLTPSEIIVGDKAAVARAEDNGAGPLIIAAPDKFSKKAAIEALKEHFGVVSLEGFGFDTEGAATVAAGALLLYVKDAQKTELTHVKKLVRLRTDSALMMDAATRKSLELIENSRSTDKKGSLLSHLDRTRTSMGARTLRSWLISPLIDEAGVKARLDAVGELIEARRARVEAADTLDKTYDLERLGAKVAVRMSSPRDMVALKASLERAGELKELLSKNFSSPLIKNITGSIDAVPEAAGLIARSVRENTAATLKDGGVIADGYSAELDELRKIGGGGKEWVAGLESSERKKTGINTLKVGYNRVFGYYIEITQSAMKNACLPPEYSRKQTLANAERFVTPELKEWESKILTSEEKAKSLEAELFSDIVKTVAAYVERIQKTSEAVATLDSLISFASVSEDNNYVKPKINSGTELTIEEGRHPVIEAGIRAEFVPNDTALDTVATQIVILTGPNMAGKSTFIRQVALITILAQCGCFVPAKKATIGIVDRIFSRVGASDDISKGHSTFMVEMNETANILNNATPRSLVILDEIGRGTATFDGLSIAWAVAEHLHDSVSLGCKTLFATHYHELTELSLTKERVKNYNMAIKEWGDKITFLRRVVPGGASKSYGIQVAKLAGLPKEVIARAKEILRNIENGELNSSGSPRIAGKDDARQGNLPLSYKKTDALKERLKAVDADLITPIEALNILNELKDLAGD from the coding sequence ATCGAAAACGCAACCCCTGCGATGCGCCAGTACCTCGAGATAAAGGAGAGGCACAAGGACGCGGTCGTGTTCTTTCGTATGGGTGACTTCTACGAAATGTTCTACGAGGACGCGCTCGTGGGCTCGAAGGTCATGGGGGTAGCGCTTACATCGAGGGACAAGGAGAAAAAAATCCCCATGTGCGGCGTGCCCTATCATGCAGCGGCTTTATATGTCGCAAAACTCGTGAAGGCAGGGCACAAGGTCGCAATATGCGAGCAGACCGAGAACCCGGCAGAGGCAAAGGGCGTTGTCGAACGCAAGGTCGTGCGGGTTGTCACCCCGGGCACGGCGCTCGAGGACGAAATAGTAGATGCGAAGTTGAATAACTTTATCGCCGCAATAAGTGTGAGCGGCAAGACGCACGGGATTGCCTTCATGGACGTATCAACAGGGGAGTTTCGGGCCTCGGAGTTCGAGAGCGCCGCAGTGCTCGAGGACGAGATAGCAAAGCTTACGCCCTCGGAGATAATCGTTGGCGACAAAGCGGCTGTTGCAAGAGCGGAAGATAACGGGGCAGGGCCGCTTATCATAGCAGCGCCGGATAAGTTCTCGAAGAAAGCGGCTATAGAGGCACTAAAGGAGCACTTCGGGGTCGTAAGCCTCGAGGGTTTTGGCTTTGATACAGAAGGCGCGGCTACCGTAGCGGCAGGGGCGCTGCTCTTGTACGTTAAAGACGCGCAGAAGACAGAGCTTACGCACGTAAAAAAGCTTGTCCGTCTTAGAACCGACAGCGCATTGATGATGGACGCGGCAACGCGGAAAAGTCTAGAGCTAATTGAAAACTCAAGGTCAACCGACAAAAAAGGCTCGCTCCTTAGCCACCTTGACAGAACGCGTACGAGCATGGGCGCAAGGACGCTTCGCTCTTGGCTCATCAGCCCGCTTATCGACGAAGCCGGGGTAAAGGCCAGGCTCGACGCTGTGGGCGAATTAATCGAGGCGCGGCGGGCGAGGGTAGAGGCTGCCGACACCCTGGATAAGACCTATGACCTCGAGCGCCTTGGCGCAAAGGTTGCGGTAAGGATGTCCTCGCCGCGCGATATGGTGGCGCTAAAGGCATCGCTTGAGAGGGCAGGGGAACTAAAAGAACTGCTTAGTAAAAACTTTTCTTCGCCGCTGATAAAAAATATTACCGGTTCTATCGACGCGGTGCCGGAGGCAGCAGGGCTCATCGCAAGATCTGTTAGAGAAAACACAGCTGCAACGCTAAAGGACGGCGGCGTTATCGCCGACGGGTACTCGGCCGAGTTAGACGAACTTAGAAAGATCGGCGGAGGAGGAAAAGAGTGGGTAGCCGGGCTCGAGAGCTCGGAAAGAAAAAAAACCGGCATCAATACGCTAAAGGTCGGGTATAACCGCGTTTTTGGCTACTATATCGAGATAACACAGAGCGCGATGAAGAACGCCTGTCTGCCGCCAGAGTACTCGCGTAAGCAGACACTCGCGAACGCCGAGAGGTTCGTAACTCCTGAGCTTAAAGAGTGGGAATCGAAAATACTAACGTCAGAAGAAAAGGCAAAGAGCCTCGAGGCCGAGCTTTTCTCCGATATCGTAAAGACAGTGGCCGCTTATGTTGAAAGGATACAGAAGACCTCCGAGGCCGTGGCTACACTTGATTCCCTCATATCGTTTGCGTCGGTATCAGAGGACAATAACTACGTAAAGCCTAAGATAAACAGCGGCACCGAGCTTACTATAGAGGAAGGCCGCCACCCGGTCATAGAGGCTGGAATAAGGGCCGAGTTCGTGCCAAACGACACTGCACTCGACACCGTGGCCACGCAAATCGTCATACTAACCGGCCCGAACATGGCAGGCAAATCGACCTTCATAAGACAGGTCGCGTTAATCACGATACTTGCGCAGTGCGGCTGCTTTGTTCCGGCAAAGAAGGCTACTATCGGCATAGTGGACAGGATCTTTAGCCGCGTAGGCGCGTCGGATGACATCTCCAAAGGACATTCCACCTTCATGGTCGAGATGAACGAAACAGCGAACATCTTAAATAACGCAACTCCAAGAAGCCTCGTCATCCTCGACGAGATAGGGCGGGGCACGGCCACATTCGACGGCCTTAGCATCGCCTGGGCGGTTGCAGAGCATCTTCACGACTCAGTCTCTCTTGGCTGTAAAACTCTCTTCGCCACCCATTACCACGAGCTCACAGAGCTTTCCTTGACAAAGGAGCGCGTCAAAAATTATAATATGGCTATAAAGGAATGGGGCGACAAGATCACCTTCCTTCGCCGCGTCGTCCCGGGAGGGGCCAGTAAAAGCTACGGCATACAGGTAGCGAAGCTTGCGGGGCTGCCAAAAGAGGTAATCGCGAGGGCAAAGGAAATACTTCGTAACATCGAGAACGGCGAACTTAACTCTTCCGGCTCTCCGAGGATTGCCGGCAAGGACGACGCAAGGCAGGGTAATCTTCCTCTGTCATACAAAAAAACAGATGCCCTAAAGGAACGCCTCAAGGCAGTGGACGCAGACTTGATTACGCCCATCGAGGCGCTAAACATACTAAACGAATTAAAGGACCTCGCTGGCGACTGA